In Humulus lupulus chromosome 6, drHumLupu1.1, whole genome shotgun sequence, a single genomic region encodes these proteins:
- the LOC133782159 gene encoding magnesium transporter MRS2-4-like produces the protein MGGKGGPFSFRRTSARRRVKKSPQTTHSSIGDATSSPPSTNNNNSSSLIAAAAAATAGGVKGKKKTGGARLWMRFDRSGQSELVECDKNTIIRRASIPPRDLRILGPLFSHSSNILAREKAMVVNLEFIKAIVTAEEVLLLDPLRQEVLPFVDQLRQQLPNKGPFQINGAAGPFEEQENEMNDLTSRHWLPVPEAVEGLQCELPFEFQVLEIALEVVCTFLDSSVADLEREAYPVLDELARNVSTKNLELVRSLKSNLTRLLARVQKVRDEIEHLLDDNEDMAHLYLTRKWIQNQQSEALLGGSGSNSINTIATHLPRISSRRSGSLVSNHLDDNDVEDLEMLLEAYFMQLDGTRNKILSVREYIDDTEDYVNIQLDNQRNELIQLQLTLTIASFAIAIETLIAGMFGMNIPCTMYETEGIFELFVGGITAGSLLIFLLVLGYARWKKLLGS, from the exons ATGGGCGGCAAGGGTGGTCCTTTCTCCTTTCGCCGGACCAGCGCTCGCCGTCGTGTGAAGAAGTCGCCTCAGACCACCCATTCTTCGATCGGAGATGCCACCTCCTCGCCGCCTAgtaccaacaacaacaacagcagcagCTTGATTGCCGCCGCCGCTGCCGCCACTGCTGGGGGTGTTAAGGGGAAGAAGAAAACTGGTGGAGCGAGGCTATGGATGAGATTCGATCGCTCGGGGCAATCGGAGCTCGTCGAGTGCGACAAGAATACCATAATCCGCCGCGCCTCCATTCCCCCTCGCGACTTGAGGATTCTTGGACCTCTCTTTTCTCACTCCTCTAATATCCTTG CAAGAGAGAAGGCTATGGTGGTTAATTTAGAATTTATTAAGGCAATAGTTACAGCTGAAGAGGTGTTGTTGCTTGACCCTCTTCGCCAGGAAGTTCTTCCGTTTGTGGATCAACTCAGGCAACAACTTCCTAATAAAGGCCCATTTCAGATCAATGGAGCAGCAGGTCCTTTTGAGGAGCAAGAAAATGAAATGAATGATTTAACAAGTAGACATTGGTTACCTGTTCCAGAGGCTGTTGAAGGTCTGCAATGTGAGCTTCCATTTGAGTTTCAAGTTCTTGAGATTGCATTGGAGGTTGTTTGTACGTTCTTGGATTCCAGTGTGGCGGACCTCGAGAGAGAAGCTTACCCTGTTTTGGACGAACTGGCAAGGAATGTAAGCACTAAGAATCTTGAACTTGTCCGGAGTTTAAAGAGCAATCTTACCCGTCTGCTTGCACGTGTTCAAAAG GTGAGGGATGAAATCGAACATCTTTTGGATGACAATGAAGATATGGCACATTTGTACTTGACAAGGAAGTGGATCCAGAATCAACAATCTGAAGCTTTGTTGGGAGGTTCTGGTTCAAATAGCATCAACACCATTGCTACTCATCTTCCTCGGATTAGTTCTAGGAGAAGTGGGAGTTTGGTGAGCAACCACTTGGATGATAATGATGTTGAAGATCTGGAGATGTTGCTTGAGGCATATTTTATGCAGTTGGATGGAACACGTAACAAGATATTGTCT GTTCGAGAGTACATTGATGACACAGAAGACTACGTCAACATCCAACTAGACAACCAGCGAAACGAACTCATTCAGCTCCAGTTGACATTGACAATTGCCTCATTTGCCATAGCAATCGAAACATTGATTGCAGGAATGTTTGGTATGAACATTCCTTGTACTATGTATGAAACGGAGGGGATATTTGAGCTCTTTGTTGGAGGTATTACTGCAGGCTCTCTATTGATTTTCTTACTTGTTTTAGGATATGCCAGATGGAAGAAGCTGCTTGGCTCGTAA